One Glutamicibacter halophytocola DNA segment encodes these proteins:
- a CDS encoding DUF3052 domain-containing protein — MGFQNEDLIQELGYDDDVDYDLRDSIEDLIGSELLTEEDHDVVDAVIFWWRDGDGDLVDSLMDALNCLEESGIVWLLTPKQGREGHVSPALIQQEAPSAGLHVTTSEGVSEDWSAVRLAPRKKN, encoded by the coding sequence ATGGGGTTCCAAAATGAAGACCTTATTCAGGAACTGGGTTACGACGATGACGTGGATTACGATCTGCGTGACTCGATCGAGGATCTGATTGGTTCAGAGCTGCTCACCGAAGAGGATCATGACGTTGTCGACGCAGTTATCTTCTGGTGGCGCGATGGCGATGGAGACCTTGTTGATTCGTTGATGGACGCGTTGAACTGCCTGGAGGAAAGCGGCATTGTTTGGCTGCTGACCCCGAAGCAGGGCCGCGAAGGTCACGTATCCCCAGCACTAATCCAGCAGGAGGCACCGAGTGCCGGCCTGCACGTGACTACAAGTGAAGGTGTTTCGGAGGACTGGTCTGCAGTCCGCCTGGCCCCACGTAAGAAGAACTAA